The sequence below is a genomic window from Actinokineospora baliensis.
CGCCCAGATCGGCGTCGGCCTGGCGTTCGCGGGCGTCGCCGGGATCGCGGGTGCGCTGGTGGGCGGTTACACCGCCGCCCACTTCGGCTCGCGCCGCACCCTCGTCGCGATGCTGGTGGTGCTCGGTGCGCTGATCAGCTGCTACACCCTCGCGGGCACGATGCTGACCTTCACCGCCCTGGCCTCGGCCATCTCCCTCGTCCGGTACGCCAGCACCACGGCGCGGGCCGCGCTGATCGCCTCGGTGCACACCGGCCCCGAGCGGGTGCGGCTGCGGGCCCGGCTGCGGGTGGTGTCCAACTCGGCCACCGGCCTCGGCGCGCTCCTGGGCGGGGTCGCCCTGGTCATCGGCACACCGGCCGCGTTCACCGTCGCGCTGGTCGTGGTGGGGGCCCTGACCGCGTCAAGCGCGATCCCCCTGGTGTCGCCGACCGCCAGGGCCCGTCTCACCGACCCCACCCCGCCGGATCCCGTGCCCACCACGCCGGTGCCCGTCCAGGTCGCCACCGAGGTCGCCGCTCCCGCGGCGCCCGGTCCGGTCCGGTCCCCGTTCCGCGATCCTCGCTACCTGGCGATCGCGACTCTCGTGGGGGCCAACGCCACCTACTTCGCGCTCCTGGAGATCGGTCTGCCGCTCTGGATCACGCAAGCCACCACCGCGCCCGCGGTGCTGGTGTCGGTCGTCCTGGTCATCAACACCACGGTGATCATCCTGACCCAGGTCGCGGCCTCCCGGGGAACCCACGACGTCCGGGTCGCGGGTCGGACCGCGCTGCGCGGCGCGGGCCTCATCGCCGCGGCCTGCCTGGTCTTCGCCTTCACCGGTGGTGTCGACCTGGTCGCCGCCACCGTCCTGCTGCTGGTCGGTGCCCTGCTGATGTCCGGTGGCGAGGCCCTCGGCGAAGCGGGCGCCTGGGGTCTCACGATGGAACTGGCGGACCCCTACAACCAACCCCGCTACCAGGGCGTCGTCGAGATGGCGTACGCGGCGGGCCAGACCGTCGGGCCGCTGCTGATCTCGGCCACGGCCATCGCCCACGGCACCTGGGGTTGGCTCCTGTTGGCCGCCATGTACTCCCTGTGCGGCGGCGGTCTCTACCTGTTGTCCCGCAAGGGTCCGGCGACCTGACCGCTGGTGCCTTGCCTGGCGTGGGTGGGGCGGACGGGTTGGCGGAGGATGGTGCGGAGTTTGGCGGGGTCGGTTCGGCGGGCGTCGGAGAGGTAGATCTCGTGGTGGCGGTCTCGGGGGGCGAGGCCCTGGGCGGGCATGAACTCGTCGTGCATGCGGGCTATGGTGGGGCCTTCGTCGTCGTAGGGTCCGATGTGGAGGGTTTGGACGGATGTGCCCTCGTGCAGTGCCTCGAACCGCACGTCGTGCGCCGTGGGGGTCTTCTCGAGGGTGCGCGCCGTGGCGGTGGCGACGATCTCCTGGGTGATCCAGTCCGGCTGCACGATCATCAGCGTCCAGTCCCAGGCGTCCTTGTCGCGGGAGTGGAACACGGCCAGGTCCGGCGCTGACCACAGCCCTTCCAACGGCCCGACGGTGTGCACCCGGCCCAACTCCGCCTTCGCGATGGCGCGCACGGCGTACGAGGTGGCGTACAGCGCCGTGACCACCTCGGCGTAGCGGGGTGAGGTGTTGGGGTCGCCGTGGCCGTCGGCCATGAGGAACCACATGCGGGGGATGTCGACGACGTCGAATCGGGCTGGTTTCGCGGAGTAGCAGGCGGGACGCGCCTTCTTGACGTCGTAGTTGTCCGTGACGGGTTTGTCCACAGCGCACTCCTCTCGCGACACGGCTCGATGCGCAGCGTAACGGCCGCGGGGGCGCCGGGTAACAGTCGGCGTGTGGTGGCGATGAGTCCACCGTGGGTCGAGTGGTGGTAGCCGTGGTGGGTGTTGTGGTCGCGGGTGTCGCGGTCGTGGTGTTGGTCTTCAGCGGGCGCGACGTGTCGGGTAACGCGGTCGCCGCTGGGCCGGTCCCGCCGTTGACGGGGGAGCGGGCGCGGGAGTTGAGTGCGGACCTGGTCAGCGGGGACGAGGCGCGAGTGCGCAGGGCGGTTGCGGTGTCGCCTGACCAGCCGTTCGACGCCGGGTTCGTGGCCTCGCTGGCGGGCTCCCCGGTCGAGTTCGACGTGACCACCTTCCGGGCCGAGCCGGACGGGGCGGCCCGGGTCTCGGCGCGGGTGGGCGGTGCTCAGTGGACTGTGTGGTTGGTCGCGGTCGACGGTCAGTGGCTGATCAGCTCCACGGAGGCCGTCCAGTGACCGGGCGCGCGTTGGTGCTGGTGTTGTGCCTGGTTTCCCTGGTGTGCGCGGTGCCCGCGCGGGCGCAGACCGGCCAGTGCGGCGACGCGAAGTCGACAGCGGCGTCGTCGGGTCAGGCGAAGGGCAAGCGGCCGGTCGTGTTCGTGCACGGCTGGACCGGTGACCCGATGACCGATTCCGCGCGGAAGCTGTCCGACCAGCTCGACGGCAAGATCAGCACGTACACCTTCGACTACGGCAAGTGGTCGTCCTACTGGGCCGCCGACCCGCACATCGCGCCCTGCCTGGCGACCTACCTCGGTCAGGTCTCCGCCGCGCACAAGAAAGCCGGTGGCGACGGCAAGCTGATCGTCGTCGCGCACTCCATGGGCGGGCTGGCGGTGCGGTACGCGCTGACCCCGGAACTGGCGAAGGTCGTGCCGTACGTGATCACGCTCGGCACGCCGCAATTGGGGTCACCGTGGGGCGGCGAGGGTGGGCCGTCCCGGTTGGTCGAGGTGTTTCAGCACGCCCTGGGCAAGAAACTGCCACCCGCCGACGGTCGCGACGGCGGGAAGTGCCTCGCCGAGCACACGAAGGGGACGCCGTTGCCGCGCGGCTGCGGCGATCTGCCGCCCTGGCTGCCCGCAGGCGTCAACCTGACGCAGATCGGCGGGGACGCCACGGTCAACCGCACGTTCTTCGGCTGGACCGCCTACTCCATCCCGCTGGCCAGCGACGGCGTGGTGCCGCTGTCCTCCGCGCACGGCTACCCGGTCTCCGGGCCGACCGGGAACACGCCTGTCGACAGCGCGAAGTCCTTCTCGCGGCGCGACACCTGCACCGTCGACTTCGGATTCGTCAACCGAGCCGCCCACGAGCTGTCGTTCGTCCCCGCCTCGATGGCCCTGGACTACTTCACCCTGCAGGACCTGCAGAAGGACCGGTTCAGCCTGCCCGTCCAGGCCTACCTCGGCGGGGTGACCATCGCGGCCGCCTGCTCGCACGTCCGGCTGCCCACCGACCAGAGCGCGGTCAAGCAGGCGGTCGAGGTGATCAAGGCGGCGCTGGCAGACCTGAGTCAGGGCGCCACCAAGGTCGTCAACGTCGTAGGGGTGGACAAGGCGGGGAACTCGGCTTCGGGGTGGACGATCGAGGGCGAGAGCACCGAGGTCGAATACTGCACACCCTCGCCCGCCTCGGTCGGCAAAGACATCGTCACCTGTTCCCCCACCGCCGCGGGAGCCCTCGCCTGCTGGGTCACCCCCGACCGCCACACCCTCCTGTGCGGCGGCTACCCGTGGGAGAAACGCCTGCACAAGGTTGTCTCCAGTAGCGAGGTCCCCACGACCACCCCGCCCACCGCCACCGAACCCTGGGGCGTAGACCTCGAAGACGGCGCCAAATGCCTCCTCCGCAACGGAGGCAGCTGGGGCGGCCGAGCCGACGGCTACGTAGGCGCCTACTCCTGCGACCGCGGCGAATCGGAGTTCATCCTCGTCGGCCCCGGTGATCAGGTCGCGGTCAACCGCTTGAGTCCCGTATGGACAGTCCAGGTCGGTGCCCTCGGCGCGGACGGCGAAGCCTTCCCGCCACCCACAACCAAGAAGATCCGCACCGCCTACTTCGCCGCAGCGCCATAGTTCCGGATCGTCGAGCCAACGATCAGGCGCCGTCTTTGTCGGTGTCCACGCCGAGGAGTTTGGCGGCTAGGTAGGCGTTGGTGGTCGCTTGGACGGTGAGGAGCATGGAGTTGTTGTAAATGGTGTCGTCGTCGTTGGTGGTGTCTCGGCCGGTGTGGGTGGAGTAGGGGGCGGCGGTGTAGACCTTGTCGTTGAGGGAGTCTTCGAACATCAGTTGGGTGGTGAGGGCTTTGGTGTTGTTGAGGTGCACCATGGCGTGGATGTGGACGGTTCGGCCTCGGTACCAGCCTGGCCAGATGGTGGTGAAGCGGACCACGCCGTCGGTGTCGGTGACCTGGGCGCCGCGGAGGTAGCGCTTGTCGTCGGTGGGCACCAGGTCGGCCATGTCGCCGGAGCCGGGACCAGAGCCTGGGCCTGAGCCGGAGGGTGGGCCGCCTGGGCCACCAGGGCCGCCGCCGGGGGCGCCGGAGGGAGGGGCCAGGGCGCCGGGGGCCATGCCGCCGCTGGGCATGCCTTCGCCGCCGCCACCGGTGGACTGGGACTCGGCGCCGGAGTAGAGACCACCGGCGTCGCAGTGCCAGATCTCCACCACGACGTCCTTGAGCGGGGTGCAGCCCTCGCTGTCGACGACCTTCAGCGCCAGGTCCAGCCGGGTGCCCTGACGGTCTTCACGGATGTCGCCGCGGATCTTGTCGGCGTCGAAGTAGTACGGGCCCTGGGTCGTGGTCGGCGAGAGGGTGCAGGTGGTCGCGCTCGCCAACAAGGTGGCCGGATCCGCCCCAGCCGCCGCGGTTGTCGTTGTGCTGGACTCCTTGCCGCCGCACGCCGCGACCACTCCGGCAAGGGTGAGGCTGCCGAAGACCACCGTGCGCCTGCTGACCCGCTTCCCCTCGTCGAGCACGGTGGACCCTTCGCCGGAGGTGGACGCTTTCGTCCGACGCTAGCCGGGTTCCCGAAACCCGGCAGTCCGGAGTGGAGTATCACCGGTTCGGATGAACCCGCTGCCCCCGGGTGGCGGCGCGCGATGTCACCCGGTTCGCCGCTTGCCTGGACTGCGGTGAGGCAGCAACCTCAATCGAGGCACTGACCGGCGGCGGAGAGGAAGCACCATGCCTGGCGGCTCACGACTGCGGTGGACCAACGCGCGGCGGCGGTGGCGTGCTGTGGTGTTCGCCGTGGTTCTGCTGTCTCCCGTCGCGGTCGCCGCGCCTGCCCAGGCGGCGCTTGTCGAGTTGACGTGCAATGTCAACGTGCAGCTCAGCTTCAGTCCCGCGCTGACCGCCACGCAGACAAGCGCCAAGCTCACAGGGGTGGCGTCCGTGGTGAACTGCCTGTCTCCCAGCGGGAACTACAACCAGCTGCAGGCCGGGAGCGTTTCCGACGCCACGGGCACCGCTGTCTCCCTCGGCGGCGTCCCCTGCAACCTCCTGGCCACCTTCACCGGCCGCGCCACCATCGACTGGTCGCCCAACGGCGGCCACACCACCTTCGACTTCACCGTCAACACCAACCCCCTCAACGGTTTGGTCACGTTGATGACCACCCAGGCCAGCGGCCCGCTCACCGGCACCACCTCCCAAACCGTCGGCGTCGCCAACCCCAACCTCGGCTGCGCCCTGGGCGGTCTGTCCAGCCTCAGCGTCCCCTTCGGACAGACGACGTTCCTCGGTGCGCTCTGATCAACGCGCCGGTAGACTCCCTGCCAGTCGACGGGTGGGGAGTGGGCATGGCTTGCCGCATCAGCGAACTGGTGATCGAGGCGCGGGATCCTGAGCTGCTGGCGACCTTCTGGTGCGCTGTGCTCGGCTACGTCGAGCTCGACCGGGAGGACGGCGCGATCGAGATCGGGCCGCCGGGTGTCGGCTTCGGCGGCCCGCAGCCGACGATCATCCTCAGCCCCAACCCCGAACCCAGGTCCGGCAAGTACCGCCTGCACCTCGACGTCAACCCCACCGACCGCGACCAGGACGCCGAACTCGCCCGATTGCTGCAGGTGGGCGCGACCCCCGCCGATGTCGGCCAAACGGGGGAGGAGGGCTGGCACGTGCTGGCCGACCCCGAGGGCAACGAGTTCTGCCTGCTGCGCAAACGGATTCCTGAGCTATAGGAGGCTCAGGGGGCGAGTAGGTGTCGGAGGCGGGCAGCGTCCGTGTCGCGACCTTGCTCTTCGAACATCTCAAGAGCTTCACGCCAGCTCGCACGAGCTCGATCCTGTTGGCCTAGAGCGGCATGGGGATGACCAAGGTTGCCTAGGGTGAAAGCGACAAAGTAGGTGTTGCCAGTGGCGCGGTACCGATCAAGGGCCCGGTTGTAGTAGGAGAGGGCTTGCCGGTGGTCGCCGGTAAGGTGGGCGATGAAGCCAAGGCTGTCCAGGATGGATGCCTCGCCATCGGGATCGTGCTGGTCTCGCTGCAGGGCGAGAGCGGCGCGGCAAAGGTCGAGCGCCGCGTCGAACTCGCCGAGGTGTGCGCTGTACCACCCTGCGGAGTTGAGAGCGTCGGCCTCCCACACCGGCCGGTTGAGGGTGCGGTAGAGGTCGAGGGAACGGTGGGCGTGGGCAAGGGCTTGCCGGTGGTCACCGAGGCGTCCCCAGAGGAAGGCGATCACCCGGTGGGTGTGGGCCTGCTCGGTGCGGTCGTGATGGCGCACGGCGAGGTCGAGGGCCTGGTTGAGGTGTTCGAGAGCGTGGGTGTGCCTGCTCAGGCGCGAGTACGCGCGGCCAAGGCACCGGTGGCTGCGGCTCAGCACAGCCGGTTCGCCCAGATGCGCGGCCGCGCCGAGGGCGGCTTGCCAGGACGTGAGGCTGTCGTAGAGGTGCCCGCACCGGAGGTGGAAGTTGTTCAGTGTCCACGCCAGGTCCCAGACGGCTTGGTGGCGGCCGAGTCGGGCGGCGGTGCGCTGGCAGGCGAGCAGCGTGGGGTGCTCCACCGCGAACCAGGTCGCGGCCGCCGCGGAGTCGGGTAATCGGAGTGGGGTGACGCCGGGTAGGGCCGGATCGGCGTGGAGGACGGGGCCGTGGGGGTTGAGGAGGCGGTCGGCTGTGTGGGCGCCGCGCACGTAGAAGTCGATCAACCTGCTCAGGGCCGCCCCTCGGCGCCCGGCGGTGACGGTCGTGGCGGCGTAGGAACGGACGAGGTCGTGCATCGAGTACCTGCCGTGATGCCGCTCGACCAGCGACGCCTCCTCCAGCGCCGCTAGGGCCCCGTGTACCCGAGCTGCGGGCAGGGCAACGAGGGAGATCACGGCGGTCGCGGTCGTGTCGGGTCCGGGGGCGACGCCCAGTAGGCCGAAGACGGTGCGCTGTTCGTCGGTGAGGCGGTGCAGGGACCACGACAGGACGGTCGGCAGACTGGCGGCGGGGTCGTCGTCGGCGAGGGCGTCCAGACCACGCGCGGTCAAGTCGTCGGCGAGGTCGGTTCGGTCAGCGCTGGTGCGGACGCGCGCGGCGATCAAGCCCAGCACCAGGGGAAACCCGCGGCACAGTCCGGTGAGGTCGGCGATGGCCTCGGGGGCGACCTGTGCCGAGGTGAGCAGTGTGCGGGCTTCGGCGTTGGTGAGCATGCCGACGCGCAGGGAGTGCGCGCCGTGGCGGGCGAGGAGGCCGGTGAGCCTGCCACGGCTGGTGATCACAACCGTGCAGGTGTCGCCCCCGGGCAGCAGGGGCGCGACTTGTCCTGCGGAGAAGGCGTTGTCCAGCAGGACGAGCATCGTCTTGCCCGCTGTGTGGGTGCGGTAGAGCGCGCCCCTGGCGTCGAGGTCGAGGGGGTTCGGGTCTATCCCGAGGGCGACCAGGAAGCAGCCAAGCACGTCGAAAGGGGCCTGGGGCTCGTCGGGGCTGAAGCCACGCAGGTCCACGGCGAGCTGGCCATCGGGGAACCGGTCGAGGTTGCGGTGCGCCCAGGTGACCGCGAGCCACGTCTTGCCTGCACCGCCCGCCGCGGAGATCACCACTATCCCGGTTCGCGCGTCGAGCTCGGCCAAGTGCTCGGCGCGGCCTATGAATCCCCGTGGCGCCATGGGCAACTGCCGTGGGATCGCGACTGGCGTGTGCTGGTGCAGGTGCACGGTGCCGATCGTGTGGGCTTGCACGGAGTTCGCCACCGTTGCCGCGTGCAGTTCGTTGCGCGCCTCGACCATCGCCCACCCCCACGCCGTACTTGATCGGCGAATGTAGCCCCGGGAACCGGACGACCGATCCGCGCCGGTGCGGGGTTAGACCCAGACCACGCAGTTGTCGGCGGCGTTGTTGCCCATGACGCTGACGATGCCCGCCTTCCCGTCGGCGAAGAAGCGGGCGAAGATGCCCGCTGGGCGGCCGCCGAAGAGGAGGGGGCCCAGGACGGGGGAGACGGGGACGTCGTGGGGGGTGGTGGCGTCTTCGGTGGTCATGGGGAGGTGGCAGGTGGCGGGGGAGACGAACTCCTGGACGATGCTGGTGCCGGTGTGGGCGGCCGCGTCCACTGCGGTGGACCACTCGGCGGCGGTGGTTTGTTCGCCGATGAGCACCTGCTTGCCGCTCATGCCGAGGCCTTCCTTCAGCACCAAGCGCTCCCGGTTGTCCACAGTGTACTGAAGTAGGTCCACGCCTTCACCGTTGACGGTGGTCTTGCGGGCGGACAGAACACGGGTCCAGGGCAGGTAGCGGTCGACGAGCGCCCGTTCGGCGGTGCTCATCCACGGGCGGCCCTCCGACAGCAGGCCCATGGTCAGCTTGCTCGCCAGGAACGTCGAGGTCTGGGTGCCCACCAGCAGCACCCCGTTGTCGAGGGCCTCCTGGACCGGCGCTGTGTCGATCCCCAGCTCGTCCCAGTCCGGAATGGTGAAGTTCCGCAGCCCCAACGGGTAGTGCACCGGGCCGTTCCAGGCCTCCGACAGGTCCTCGGGTTCGAAGAACCGCGCGTGCAACCCCCGCGCCGCATAATACTCGGCCTCGATGTCGAAGTACCGGGTCGACGCCACGCCCTGGTCGCGAGCGCTGCCGACCAAGGCCACCCGTGGCGCCACGCCGAGTTCGGCCGCGAGGTCGCGGAACATGCGCTCCCGCACGGCGAACGGCTCGTGGAACCCGAACGGCACCTTGCCGTCGGCGTCGCCGTGCAGCGCCCGCCACACCAGCAGCCTGCAGTGCGTCTCGACCGGGCCGCCCAGTGCGCCGCTGACGTTGAACTCCAGGAACCTCGGCCCGTCCGGCCCGATCACCACGTCCGGGCGCACCACGCAGTCGGCGTACCGCTCCTCGAGGAACTGGTCGGCCACGAACAGCTGGTTCTCGCTCTCGGGCATCCCGTACGCGGCCAACCGGCCCTCGGTCGTCGTCGCGGTCTCCAACGCGACGCGGCGCACCAGGTCCAGCAGCGCGATCGTGGCCCGGTAGAGCTCGGCGTACGAGGCGCGCGGGATGGCGATGGGGGCGGCGGGAAGCATGGGCTGGTGGGGCCAGCCGGTGTCGCGGATCTCGTGCCGCAGCATGTCGCGGATGGTGGCGGGCGCGGCGGCCGGGGCGATGACGTGCTCGCCGAACCAGGGGTGGTTACCGGACATCGAGGGTTCCTTCTACTGTGGACCAGGCAAACCAGGGAAGGGGACGCGGATGACGCTGCGGCAGGTCGGGGACAACGAGTTCGTCGAGGAGCACGGCGGGGACTACGAGGACTTCACCCCGGGCATGGTGATCCGGCACTGGCCGGGCCGCACCCTGTCCGAGGCCGACAACACCTGGCTGACCCTGCTCACCATGAACCAGCACCCGTTGCACTTCGACACCGCTTACGGCGCGGGCGCCGAGTACGGCCGGGTGCTGGTCAACAGCGGCATCACCCTGTGCCTGGTCGGCGGCATGACCGTGCAGGCGCTGTCGGCGCGCGCGGTGGCCAACCTGGGCTGGGACAAGGTGCGCCTCAAGGACCCGGTGTTCGTCGGCG
It includes:
- a CDS encoding MFS transporter, which codes for MSTLGGKRAPAGRRVLASALSEMREILNSADKAARALTLATAATCLGSGAFYAVSAIYFSTVIGLSAAQIGVGLAFAGVAGIAGALVGGYTAAHFGSRRTLVAMLVVLGALISCYTLAGTMLTFTALASAISLVRYASTTARAALIASVHTGPERVRLRARLRVVSNSATGLGALLGGVALVIGTPAAFTVALVVVGALTASSAIPLVSPTARARLTDPTPPDPVPTTPVPVQVATEVAAPAAPGPVRSPFRDPRYLAIATLVGANATYFALLEIGLPLWITQATTAPAVLVSVVLVINTTVIILTQVAASRGTHDVRVAGRTALRGAGLIAAACLVFAFTGGVDLVAATVLLLVGALLMSGGEALGEAGAWGLTMELADPYNQPRYQGVVEMAYAAGQTVGPLLISATAIAHGTWGWLLLAAMYSLCGGGLYLLSRKGPAT
- a CDS encoding GyrI-like domain-containing protein; protein product: MDKPVTDNYDVKKARPACYSAKPARFDVVDIPRMWFLMADGHGDPNTSPRYAEVVTALYATSYAVRAIAKAELGRVHTVGPLEGLWSAPDLAVFHSRDKDAWDWTLMIVQPDWITQEIVATATARTLEKTPTAHDVRFEALHEGTSVQTLHIGPYDDEGPTIARMHDEFMPAQGLAPRDRHHEIYLSDARRTDPAKLRTILRQPVRPTHARQGTSGQVAGPLRDNR
- a CDS encoding esterase/lipase family protein — protein: MTGRALVLVLCLVSLVCAVPARAQTGQCGDAKSTAASSGQAKGKRPVVFVHGWTGDPMTDSARKLSDQLDGKISTYTFDYGKWSSYWAADPHIAPCLATYLGQVSAAHKKAGGDGKLIVVAHSMGGLAVRYALTPELAKVVPYVITLGTPQLGSPWGGEGGPSRLVEVFQHALGKKLPPADGRDGGKCLAEHTKGTPLPRGCGDLPPWLPAGVNLTQIGGDATVNRTFFGWTAYSIPLASDGVVPLSSAHGYPVSGPTGNTPVDSAKSFSRRDTCTVDFGFVNRAAHELSFVPASMALDYFTLQDLQKDRFSLPVQAYLGGVTIAAACSHVRLPTDQSAVKQAVEVIKAALADLSQGATKVVNVVGVDKAGNSASGWTIEGESTEVEYCTPSPASVGKDIVTCSPTAAGALACWVTPDRHTLLCGGYPWEKRLHKVVSSSEVPTTTPPTATEPWGVDLEDGAKCLLRNGGSWGGRADGYVGAYSCDRGESEFILVGPGDQVAVNRLSPVWTVQVGALGADGEAFPPPTTKKIRTAYFAAAP
- a CDS encoding dioxygenase family protein gives rise to the protein MLDEGKRVSRRTVVFGSLTLAGVVAACGGKESSTTTTAAAGADPATLLASATTCTLSPTTTQGPYYFDADKIRGDIREDRQGTRLDLALKVVDSEGCTPLKDVVVEIWHCDAGGLYSGAESQSTGGGGEGMPSGGMAPGALAPPSGAPGGGPGGPGGPPSGSGPGSGPGSGDMADLVPTDDKRYLRGAQVTDTDGVVRFTTIWPGWYRGRTVHIHAMVHLNNTKALTTQLMFEDSLNDKVYTAAPYSTHTGRDTTNDDDTIYNNSMLLTVQATTNAYLAAKLLGVDTDKDGA
- a CDS encoding VOC family protein codes for the protein MACRISELVIEARDPELLATFWCAVLGYVELDREDGAIEIGPPGVGFGGPQPTIILSPNPEPRSGKYRLHLDVNPTDRDQDAELARLLQVGATPADVGQTGEEGWHVLADPEGNEFCLLRKRIPEL
- a CDS encoding tetratricopeptide repeat protein gives rise to the protein MVEARNELHAATVANSVQAHTIGTVHLHQHTPVAIPRQLPMAPRGFIGRAEHLAELDARTGIVVISAAGGAGKTWLAVTWAHRNLDRFPDGQLAVDLRGFSPDEPQAPFDVLGCFLVALGIDPNPLDLDARGALYRTHTAGKTMLVLLDNAFSAGQVAPLLPGGDTCTVVITSRGRLTGLLARHGAHSLRVGMLTNAEARTLLTSAQVAPEAIADLTGLCRGFPLVLGLIAARVRTSADRTDLADDLTARGLDALADDDPAASLPTVLSWSLHRLTDEQRTVFGLLGVAPGPDTTATAVISLVALPAARVHGALAALEEASLVERHHGRYSMHDLVRSYAATTVTAGRRGAALSRLIDFYVRGAHTADRLLNPHGPVLHADPALPGVTPLRLPDSAAAATWFAVEHPTLLACQRTAARLGRHQAVWDLAWTLNNFHLRCGHLYDSLTSWQAALGAAAHLGEPAVLSRSHRCLGRAYSRLSRHTHALEHLNQALDLAVRHHDRTEQAHTHRVIAFLWGRLGDHRQALAHAHRSLDLYRTLNRPVWEADALNSAGWYSAHLGEFDAALDLCRAALALQRDQHDPDGEASILDSLGFIAHLTGDHRQALSYYNRALDRYRATGNTYFVAFTLGNLGHPHAALGQQDRARASWREALEMFEEQGRDTDAARLRHLLAP
- a CDS encoding MaoC family dehydratase; amino-acid sequence: MTLRQVGDNEFVEEHGGDYEDFTPGMVIRHWPGRTLSEADNTWLTLLTMNQHPLHFDTAYGAGAEYGRVLVNSGITLCLVGGMTVQALSARAVANLGWDKVRLKDPVFVGDTLYATSRILDKRLSKSRPGTGIVTVETVGTKSTGETVITFERSFMVRCRDS